The following are encoded together in the Blattabacterium cuenoti BPAA genome:
- the aroB gene encoding 3-dehydroquinate synthase, with the protein MKMKKRERLIYFNEEAYDMLKNYLLHQVDSIQNIFILVDEKTYRHCLPILFHYIDFLEKSNIIEIKSGEKEKNIYTCIQICKHLEKFKATRKSLILNLGGGVITDIGGFVATIFKRGIRFVNIPTTLLGMVDASIGYKTGVNLDSIKNEIGSFSVPEFLIIDTHFLKTLPNSEIFSGMAEMFKHGLIADKSFWKQMNQIQKNIIHKHEWGELIHKSILIKQKIVDQDPKEKGLRKILNFGHTIGHALESYFMNINKKILHGIAITMGMIYESWISCKINGLSISDYKEIKSTLSALYPIQNKISDFEIQKLFLIMEHDKKNEKNQIQFSLLKKIGKCSYNCQVPYSLIKESFLI; encoded by the coding sequence ATGAAAATGAAAAAAAGGGAAAGACTCATATACTTTAATGAAGAAGCTTATGATATGCTCAAAAATTACTTACTTCATCAAGTTGATTCCATTCAAAATATATTTATTCTCGTAGATGAAAAAACCTACAGACACTGTCTTCCCATTCTTTTTCATTACATAGATTTTTTAGAAAAATCTAATATTATTGAAATCAAATCAGGAGAAAAAGAAAAAAATATTTATACGTGTATTCAAATATGCAAACATTTAGAAAAATTTAAAGCAACTAGAAAAAGTTTAATCCTAAATTTAGGAGGAGGAGTAATAACAGATATTGGAGGATTTGTAGCTACTATATTTAAACGAGGCATTCGTTTTGTTAATATTCCTACAACTTTATTAGGAATGGTTGATGCTTCTATAGGATATAAAACAGGAGTAAATTTAGATTCTATAAAAAATGAAATAGGATCTTTTTCGGTTCCAGAATTTTTAATCATAGATACTCATTTTTTAAAAACACTTCCAAATTCAGAAATTTTTTCTGGAATGGCAGAAATGTTCAAACATGGTTTGATAGCCGATAAAAGTTTTTGGAAACAAATGAATCAAATACAAAAAAATATCATTCATAAACATGAATGGGGAGAGTTAATTCATAAATCTATATTAATTAAACAAAAAATTGTAGATCAAGATCCTAAAGAAAAAGGATTAAGAAAAATTCTTAATTTTGGACACACTATTGGACATGCTTTAGAGAGCTATTTTATGAATATAAATAAAAAAATTCTGCATGGAATTGCTATAACTATGGGTATGATTTATGAATCATGGATTTCTTGCAAAATTAATGGGTTATCCATATCTGATTATAAAGAAATCAAATCTACACTTTCTGCATTATATCCAATACAAAATAAAATTTCTGATTTTGAAATTCAAAAATTATTTCTGATTATGGAACATGATAAAAAAAATGAAAAAAATCAAATTCAATTTTCTTTATTAAAAAAAATAGGAAAATGTTCATACAATTGTCAAGTTCCATATTCCTTGATTAAGGAAAGTTTTTTGATCTAA
- the gyrA gene encoding DNA gyrase subunit A, with protein sequence MNESEGEKLISINIEDEMKSSYIDYSMSVIVSRALPDVRDGLKPVHRRVLYGMYQLGIISKSSYKKSARIVGEVLGKYHPHGDISVYDTMVRMTQKWTLRYPLIDGQGNFGSLDADPPAAMRYTEVKMKKISEEMLLDLKKETVDMQLNFDDSLEEPTVLPTRIPNLLINGSSGIAVGMATNIPPHNLTETINAICAYIDHNDISIEQIMKYIKGPDFPTGGIIYGYDGVKNSFYTGKGRIVLRAKVHFEDLHGRPCIIVDEIPYQVNKADMIARTVELMKEGKMEGIYQIRDESDRNGLRIVYILKQNTNSNILLNQLFQYTSLQTYFNVNNIALVNGKPVQLNIKSIIQHFVDHRHNVIIRRTKYEHKKCQNRIHILLGFLKILDHLDIMIQLIQKSHHRSDACNKLIQKFHISKHQSQSILDMKLQSLTSLEVKKLRKEYDELVQKIEFFRNVLKEHSIRTKIIKKELLEIQKKYKDKRRTQIDYSGYKVNIEDLIENEQVVLTISHAGYIKRTSLSEYKRQGRGGVGNRGAIARESDFFKHLLVARNHQYLLFFTEKGKCFWLKVYEIPEGSKISKGRAIQNIIRLQTDDKVNAYILTGDLSNKKYVKDYYVMMITKKGIIKKTPLENYSRPRKDGINAIVIRKGDSLVEAILTKGDSHVFVAVKSGRIIRFSEKKIRSTGRASSGVIGINIKNKDMVIGMICVEGKEKGHLLVVSEKGFGKRSSIKDYRITNRGGKGIKTINITQKTGSLISIKYVTDRDDLMIIKKSGIMIRIPISDIRVMGRTTQGVRLIHLKENDAIADVAKVYKPIVVFH encoded by the coding sequence ATGAATGAAAGTGAAGGAGAAAAATTGATTTCTATTAATATTGAAGATGAAATGAAATCATCTTACATAGATTATTCTATGTCTGTGATTGTATCCAGAGCTCTTCCAGATGTTAGAGATGGGTTAAAACCTGTGCATAGAAGAGTTCTTTATGGAATGTATCAATTAGGAATTATTTCCAAGAGTTCTTATAAAAAATCTGCTCGTATTGTTGGAGAAGTATTGGGAAAATATCATCCTCATGGAGACATTTCTGTTTATGATACTATGGTTCGTATGACTCAAAAATGGACATTACGTTATCCATTAATAGATGGACAGGGAAATTTTGGATCATTGGATGCAGATCCTCCGGCAGCTATGCGTTATACAGAAGTAAAAATGAAAAAAATTTCTGAAGAAATGTTGTTGGATCTAAAAAAAGAGACCGTAGATATGCAATTAAATTTCGATGATTCTTTGGAGGAACCAACGGTTTTACCTACCAGAATTCCCAATCTTCTAATTAATGGATCTTCTGGAATTGCAGTTGGAATGGCAACCAATATTCCTCCTCACAATTTAACAGAAACTATAAATGCTATTTGTGCCTATATAGATCATAATGATATTTCTATAGAACAGATCATGAAATATATAAAAGGGCCTGATTTTCCTACAGGTGGAATTATTTACGGATATGACGGAGTTAAAAATTCTTTTTACACCGGTAAAGGACGTATTGTTTTACGTGCAAAAGTCCATTTTGAAGATCTTCATGGAAGACCATGTATAATTGTAGATGAAATTCCTTATCAAGTGAATAAAGCGGATATGATTGCTAGAACTGTGGAATTGATGAAAGAAGGAAAAATGGAAGGAATTTATCAAATTCGTGATGAGTCGGATAGAAATGGATTACGTATTGTTTACATTTTGAAACAAAATACAAATTCTAATATATTATTGAATCAATTGTTTCAATATACTTCTTTACAAACTTATTTTAATGTCAATAATATAGCATTAGTTAATGGAAAACCTGTTCAATTAAATATAAAAAGTATTATTCAACATTTTGTTGATCATAGACATAATGTTATTATTCGACGTACAAAATACGAACACAAAAAGTGTCAAAATCGTATTCATATTTTATTAGGTTTTTTGAAAATATTAGATCATTTAGATATCATGATTCAATTAATTCAAAAGTCTCATCATCGTTCTGATGCTTGTAATAAACTGATTCAAAAATTTCACATATCAAAACATCAATCTCAATCTATTTTAGATATGAAATTACAAAGTCTTACTTCTTTGGAAGTCAAAAAACTTAGAAAAGAATATGACGAACTTGTTCAAAAAATAGAGTTTTTTAGAAATGTTTTAAAAGAGCATTCTATAAGAACAAAAATTATTAAAAAAGAACTTTTAGAGATTCAAAAGAAGTACAAAGACAAACGTCGTACACAAATCGATTATTCCGGATATAAGGTAAATATAGAAGATCTAATTGAGAACGAACAGGTCGTTCTTACTATTTCCCATGCTGGGTACATTAAGAGAACATCTTTATCAGAATATAAACGTCAAGGAAGGGGTGGAGTAGGAAATAGAGGAGCCATTGCTAGAGAATCAGATTTCTTTAAACATTTACTTGTAGCAAGAAATCATCAATATCTACTTTTTTTTACAGAAAAAGGAAAATGTTTTTGGCTCAAAGTATATGAAATTCCAGAAGGATCTAAAATTTCTAAAGGTAGAGCGATACAAAACATTATTCGTCTTCAAACAGATGATAAAGTCAATGCTTATATATTAACAGGAGATCTTTCTAACAAAAAATATGTAAAAGATTATTATGTCATGATGATTACGAAAAAAGGTATTATAAAAAAAACACCTTTAGAAAATTATTCTCGTCCTAGAAAAGATGGGATTAATGCTATTGTGATTCGTAAAGGAGATTCTTTGGTGGAAGCTATTCTAACTAAGGGAGATAGCCATGTTTTTGTTGCTGTAAAAAGTGGAAGGATTATTCGTTTTTCAGAAAAAAAAATTCGTTCAACTGGAAGAGCTTCTTCGGGAGTGATAGGAATAAATATAAAAAATAAAGATATGGTCATTGGAATGATCTGTGTGGAAGGAAAAGAAAAAGGACATTTGTTAGTTGTTTCTGAAAAAGGGTTTGGAAAAAGATCCAGTATTAAAGATTATCGGATCACTAATCGTGGTGGAAAAGGAATTAAAACAATAAATATTACTCAAAAAACAGGAAGTTTAATTTCCATAAAATATGTCACGGATCGAGATGATTTGATGATTATTAAAAAGTCAGGAATTATGATACGTATACCTATATCGGATATAAGAGTGATGGGAAGAACGACTCAAGGAGTTCGATTAATTCATTTGAAAGAAAACGATGCTATAGCTGATGTGGCAAAAGTTTACAAACCTATTGTGGTATTTCATTGA